Proteins encoded in a region of the Flavobacterium sp. MDT1-60 genome:
- a CDS encoding Crp/Fnr family transcriptional regulator, giving the protein MNKCDQCIVRQLTSLQALNKEEVIKLANSKTTYKIKKGEAIFEEGDVTNGVFCVKDGVGKLSKLSANGKDQIVKLVKSGELLGQRSMISNEPANLTAKAVADMEVCFIPKSEIIGFFNNNNQFSMKLMQSVCEDLKESENDKIALVQKTVKQRLAETLLYLHDFFGENEDKTLKVQLTREELAGMIGTATESCIRLLSDFNKLGLIELVGKKIVLKDAKALKKLSA; this is encoded by the coding sequence ATGAATAAATGTGACCAGTGTATCGTGCGACAATTAACTTCTTTGCAAGCCTTAAATAAGGAAGAAGTAATAAAATTAGCCAATAGCAAAACAACATATAAAATAAAAAAAGGCGAAGCTATTTTTGAAGAAGGTGATGTGACAAATGGTGTTTTTTGTGTAAAAGACGGAGTTGGAAAACTTTCTAAACTGAGTGCAAACGGAAAAGACCAAATTGTGAAACTGGTTAAATCGGGGGAGCTTTTAGGACAGCGCTCCATGATCAGTAATGAACCTGCCAATTTAACTGCAAAAGCAGTAGCTGACATGGAAGTTTGCTTTATTCCGAAATCTGAAATTATTGGTTTTTTCAATAATAACAACCAATTTTCTATGAAATTGATGCAATCCGTTTGTGAAGATTTGAAAGAATCTGAAAATGACAAGATTGCATTAGTTCAAAAAACGGTAAAACAGCGATTAGCTGAGACTTTACTTTACTTACATGACTTTTTTGGAGAAAACGAAGACAAGACATTAAAAGTGCAATTAACCAGAGAAGAATTGGCCGGAATGATAGGAACTGCTACAGAAAGCTGCATCCGTTTATTATCTGACTTTAATAAATTAGGATTGATTGAATTGGTTGGTAAAAAAATTGTCTTAAAAGATGCAAAAGCATTAAAAAAACTATCTGCTTAA
- a CDS encoding heavy metal translocating P-type ATPase metal-binding domain-containing protein translates to MSEQGCFHCGLTIAKNEEINFDGKKFCCNGCKTVYEIFSLHDLTCYYDFEKSPGATPQDIQGKYDFLENETILSKVLEFQEGNTAIVSLNIPHIHCSSCIWILENLNRIQTGISISQVNFPEKRVRITYNSDLISLKSIVYLLSSIGYEPYISLENYETGKNNVDRSLTYKLGVAFFCFGNIMLLSFPEYFEIKEFWLDNYKPFFRILIFLLALPSFLYSASGYYVSAYKSIKSRMLNIDIPIALGIIVMFIRSTFDIVMNYGSGFFDSLTGLVFFMLLGKMFQIKTYSFLSFERDFKSYFPIAVTKINADTSEESLPIYDVIQGDRLLIRNQELIPVDGILISENAEIDYSFVTGEAIPITKKSGDRVFAGGKQIGKVIEMEVIHSVSQSYLTQLWSNEIFQKNVDQKHKTITDKISRYFTPILLLIAFAGFGYWIFIDINTAFNVFTAVLIVACPCALALTAPFTFGNILRIMGRQKMYLKNALVIEQLAKVDTIVFDKTGTITTNKKSNIVYEGNPISDENYILIKNVLRASNHPLSRMLYDFLPESKRIKSIEFEEITGKGILASIENKTIQIGSATFVGSPDLDVGEVEKTALHIKIDNVYYGQFNFQNQYRDGLATLFLTLNKNYQLKVLSGDNDGERINLETILPKNTEFIFNQKPEQKLEFIKNLQEKGKNVMMVGDGLNDAGALAQSNVGISISENVNVFSPACDAILDASEFSRLDYFLKLSEKSILIIKMSFVLSLLYNVVGLSFAITGNLLPLVAAIIMPLSTITIVSFVTLMSNYFSNSNLK, encoded by the coding sequence ATGAGTGAGCAAGGTTGTTTTCATTGTGGCCTGACCATTGCTAAAAATGAAGAAATCAATTTTGATGGAAAAAAGTTTTGCTGTAATGGATGTAAAACAGTTTATGAAATTTTCAGTCTTCATGATTTGACTTGCTATTATGATTTCGAAAAATCTCCGGGTGCTACTCCGCAAGACATTCAGGGTAAATATGATTTTTTAGAGAACGAAACTATTCTTTCAAAAGTATTAGAATTTCAGGAAGGAAACACAGCTATTGTTTCTTTAAATATTCCTCATATTCACTGTAGTTCTTGTATCTGGATTCTCGAAAATTTAAACAGAATTCAAACCGGAATCAGTATTTCACAAGTTAATTTTCCGGAAAAGAGAGTCCGAATCACTTATAATTCGGATCTTATTTCACTCAAATCTATTGTTTATCTTTTAAGTTCCATTGGTTATGAACCTTATATTAGTTTAGAAAACTACGAAACAGGCAAAAATAATGTAGACAGAAGTTTGACTTATAAACTTGGAGTTGCCTTTTTTTGTTTCGGAAATATTATGCTGTTATCGTTTCCGGAGTACTTCGAAATAAAGGAATTTTGGTTGGATAATTACAAACCTTTTTTTAGAATTTTAATCTTTCTCTTAGCATTGCCAAGTTTTTTGTATTCGGCTAGTGGTTACTATGTTTCTGCTTACAAAAGTATTAAATCACGAATGTTGAATATTGATATTCCGATTGCTTTAGGGATTATTGTAATGTTTATCCGAAGTACTTTTGACATTGTAATGAACTATGGATCTGGTTTTTTTGATAGTTTAACAGGTTTGGTTTTTTTTATGCTACTCGGAAAAATGTTTCAAATTAAAACCTATAGTTTTTTAAGTTTCGAGAGAGATTTTAAATCTTATTTTCCGATTGCTGTTACTAAAATTAACGCAGATACCTCAGAAGAAAGTCTGCCAATTTATGATGTTATACAAGGTGATAGATTATTGATTAGAAATCAGGAATTGATTCCGGTTGATGGCATTTTAATTAGTGAAAACGCGGAGATTGATTATAGTTTCGTTACCGGAGAAGCAATACCGATAACTAAAAAATCAGGAGACAGGGTATTTGCTGGTGGAAAACAAATCGGGAAAGTAATCGAAATGGAAGTAATACATTCTGTTTCACAAAGCTATCTGACGCAGTTGTGGAGCAATGAAATTTTTCAAAAAAATGTTGATCAAAAACACAAAACGATTACAGATAAAATTAGCCGTTATTTTACTCCTATATTATTATTAATTGCCTTTGCAGGATTCGGTTACTGGATTTTTATTGACATTAATACGGCTTTTAATGTTTTTACGGCGGTATTAATTGTGGCCTGCCCGTGTGCTCTTGCATTGACGGCGCCATTTACTTTCGGGAACATTTTGAGAATTATGGGCAGGCAAAAAATGTATCTTAAAAACGCTTTAGTCATTGAACAATTAGCAAAAGTAGATACTATAGTTTTTGATAAAACGGGGACAATAACAACAAATAAAAAATCGAATATTGTTTATGAAGGAAATCCTATTTCTGATGAGAATTATATACTTATAAAAAATGTATTGCGTGCTTCAAATCACCCTTTAAGCAGAATGTTATATGATTTTCTGCCAGAATCAAAACGAATAAAAAGTATTGAATTTGAAGAAATAACAGGGAAAGGAATTTTAGCTTCAATTGAAAATAAAACAATTCAAATAGGCTCGGCAACATTTGTTGGAAGTCCGGATTTGGATGTTGGAGAAGTGGAAAAAACGGCACTCCACATCAAAATTGATAATGTGTACTATGGACAGTTTAATTTTCAAAATCAATATAGAGATGGCCTTGCAACGTTATTTTTAACACTTAATAAAAATTACCAGTTAAAAGTGCTATCAGGAGATAATGATGGAGAAAGAATTAATCTTGAAACAATTTTACCAAAGAACACTGAATTTATTTTTAATCAGAAGCCAGAACAGAAATTGGAGTTCATTAAAAACTTACAGGAGAAAGGAAAAAATGTAATGATGGTTGGTGACGGTTTAAATGATGCCGGTGCTTTGGCACAAAGCAATGTTGGAATATCCATTTCTGAAAATGTTAATGTTTTTTCTCCTGCATGTGACGCCATTCTGGATGCCAGTGAATTTTCCAGATTAGATTATTTTTTAAAATTATCTGAAAAATCTATTTTAATTATCAAAATGAGCTTTGTATTATCTCTGCTGTATAATGTAGTGGGTCTTTCTTTTGCTATTACAGGTAATCTGCTCCCTTTAGTAGCAGCGATAATTATGCCTTTAAGCACAATCACTATTGTTAGTTTTGTAACTTTAATGTCTAACTATTTCAGTAATAGTAATTTAAAATGA
- the ccoN gene encoding cytochrome-c oxidase, cbb3-type subunit I, with the protein MEMEQFYYDNKIVKKFIYATILFGVVGMLVGLTLAVMYLFPNMTDGISWLSYGRLRPLHTNAVIFAFVGNAFFAGLYYSLQRLLKARMYSDFLSNLHFWGWQLIIVAAAITLPLGYTSSKEYAELEWPIDIAIALIWVVMGINMIGTMLRRRERHLYVAIWFYLATFVTVAVLHIFNNIELPVSALKSYSVYAGVQDALVQWWYGHNAVAFFLTTPFLGLMYYFIPKVANRPIYSYRLSIIHFWSLIFIYIWAGPHHLLYSALPNWAQNLGVVFSIMLIAPSWGGMINGLLTLRGAWDKVREEPVLKFFVVAITGYGMATFEGPMLSFKNVNAIAHYTDWIIAHVHVGALAWNGFMSFGIIYWLIPRMTKSTLFSKKLANFHFWIGTLGIILYALPMYVAGFQQASMWKQFNPDGTLTYGNFLETVTAIMPLYWMRAIGGTLYLIGMLTLVYNIIMTVRAGETIEDELAQAPALQRISSNRLNGEKFHTWLERKPIQLTILATVAILIGGVIQIVPTIMVKSNIPTISSVKPYTPLELEGRDLYIREGCVGCHSQSVRPFRSEVERYGPQAKAGEFVYDHPFLWGSKRTGPDLLRVGGKYNDNWHFNHFWNPQSTSAGSIMPGYKWLFDNEAMDLSLTQKKMQAMVSLGVPYTADEIANAQKTLRTQALSIEKSLENDPDFVKSYQDSKNKAAAKGEKFVPMNEREIVALIAYIQRLGTDIKVKETAKK; encoded by the coding sequence ATGGAAATGGAACAGTTTTATTACGACAACAAAATTGTAAAAAAATTCATTTATGCCACTATTCTTTTTGGAGTAGTAGGTATGTTAGTGGGGCTAACCCTTGCGGTTATGTACCTTTTTCCCAACATGACTGATGGGATTTCATGGCTGAGTTACGGACGACTAAGACCATTGCATACAAATGCTGTTATTTTTGCCTTTGTAGGTAATGCCTTTTTTGCGGGTTTGTATTATTCGCTTCAACGATTGCTGAAGGCCAGAATGTATAGTGACTTTCTGAGTAACCTGCATTTTTGGGGTTGGCAGCTCATTATAGTTGCTGCAGCAATAACATTACCATTAGGATATACTTCTTCAAAAGAATATGCAGAGTTAGAATGGCCTATTGATATTGCGATTGCATTAATTTGGGTAGTAATGGGCATCAATATGATTGGTACAATGTTGCGAAGAAGAGAAAGGCATTTATATGTTGCAATTTGGTTTTATTTGGCCACTTTCGTAACGGTTGCAGTCTTGCATATTTTCAATAATATTGAATTGCCAGTTTCGGCTTTAAAAAGTTATTCAGTTTACGCAGGTGTTCAGGATGCTTTGGTGCAATGGTGGTACGGTCACAATGCCGTTGCATTTTTCCTTACAACTCCGTTTTTAGGGTTAATGTATTATTTTATTCCTAAGGTAGCAAATCGACCTATATATTCTTACAGATTATCTATTATTCACTTTTGGTCTTTAATATTTATTTACATCTGGGCAGGTCCTCACCATTTATTATATTCTGCTTTGCCAAACTGGGCTCAGAATTTAGGCGTTGTATTTTCAATAATGCTTATAGCTCCATCCTGGGGAGGTATGATCAACGGACTTTTAACGTTAAGAGGTGCCTGGGATAAAGTTCGAGAAGAACCAGTTTTGAAATTCTTTGTTGTGGCAATTACGGGTTATGGAATGGCAACTTTTGAAGGACCTATGCTTTCTTTCAAAAATGTAAATGCTATTGCACATTATACTGATTGGATTATTGCACACGTGCACGTCGGTGCTTTAGCCTGGAATGGATTCATGTCATTTGGTATTATATACTGGCTGATTCCCCGAATGACAAAAAGTACTTTGTTCTCAAAGAAATTAGCGAATTTTCATTTCTGGATTGGAACTTTAGGTATTATTTTATATGCATTACCAATGTATGTAGCAGGTTTTCAACAAGCTTCAATGTGGAAACAATTTAATCCGGATGGGACTTTAACTTATGGGAATTTCCTCGAAACGGTTACGGCAATTATGCCTTTATACTGGATGAGAGCTATTGGAGGTACCTTATATCTGATTGGGATGCTGACATTGGTTTATAACATTATAATGACGGTAAGAGCAGGCGAAACTATTGAAGATGAATTGGCTCAGGCTCCAGCGTTACAAAGAATAAGTAGTAATAGACTTAATGGTGAAAAATTCCATACTTGGTTAGAAAGAAAACCAATTCAGTTAACCATTCTGGCAACGGTTGCTATTTTAATTGGAGGAGTGATTCAAATAGTACCAACAATAATGGTAAAATCAAATATTCCAACTATTTCAAGTGTAAAACCATATACACCTTTAGAACTTGAAGGCCGTGATTTATACATCAGGGAAGGTTGTGTAGGCTGCCATTCACAATCAGTGCGTCCGTTTAGAAGTGAAGTTGAGCGTTACGGACCGCAAGCCAAGGCTGGCGAATTTGTGTACGATCATCCATTTTTATGGGGATCAAAACGTACTGGTCCGGATTTACTAAGAGTTGGAGGAAAATACAATGATAATTGGCATTTTAATCACTTTTGGAACCCACAAAGTACTTCTGCAGGTTCGATCATGCCGGGTTATAAATGGTTATTTGATAACGAAGCAATGGATCTGTCATTGACTCAAAAGAAAATGCAGGCCATGGTTTCACTAGGTGTTCCTTATACAGCAGATGAAATTGCAAATGCTCAAAAAACATTGAGAACGCAGGCTTTATCAATAGAGAAAAGTTTAGAAAATGATCCTGATTTTGTAAAAAGTTACCAAGACAGTAAGAACAAGGCAGCTGCAAAAGGTGAGAAGTTTGTTCCAATGAATGAAAGAGAAATTGTTGCCCTGATTGCTTATATACAGAGACTTGGAACTGATATTAAAGTAAAAGAAACTGCTAAAAAATAG
- the def gene encoding peptide deformylase: MILPIVGYGDPVLRKVGEAITPEYPNLKETIANMYETMYNAYGVGLAAPQVGIAIRLFVIDTTPFSDDEDLPSEEQKDLKGFKKTFINAKIVKEEGEEWSFNEGCLSIPDVREDVYRKPTVTIEYCEEDFVMKTEVFDGLIARVIQHEYDHIEGVLFTDKISSLKKRLIQKKLKNITEGKTFQEYRMKFAAAKKGR, encoded by the coding sequence ATGATTTTACCAATTGTAGGATATGGTGATCCTGTTTTAAGAAAAGTGGGCGAGGCAATTACGCCAGAGTATCCAAACTTAAAAGAAACAATAGCAAACATGTATGAAACCATGTACAACGCTTATGGTGTTGGACTTGCTGCACCACAGGTAGGTATAGCGATTCGTTTGTTTGTTATTGATACGACTCCTTTTAGTGATGATGAAGATTTACCGTCTGAAGAACAAAAAGATTTAAAAGGTTTCAAAAAGACTTTTATCAATGCTAAAATTGTTAAGGAAGAAGGTGAGGAGTGGAGTTTTAACGAAGGATGCTTAAGTATTCCTGATGTTCGTGAAGATGTTTACAGAAAACCAACGGTTACAATTGAATACTGTGAAGAAGATTTTGTAATGAAAACGGAGGTTTTTGATGGTTTAATTGCAAGAGTTATTCAACATGAATATGACCATATTGAAGGTGTTTTGTTTACCGATAAAATATCTTCTTTGAAAAAACGTTTGATTCAGAAGAAATTGAAAAACATTACTGAAGGTAAAACTTTTCAAGAATACAGAATGAAATTTGCTGCGGCTAAAAAAGGAAGATAA
- the mazG gene encoding nucleoside triphosphate pyrophosphohydrolase: MSKELQLKAFERLLIIMDELREQCPWDKKQTLQTLRHLTIEETYELGDAILDNDLNEVKKELGDLLLHIVFYAKIGSETNDFDMADVCNEICDKLIHRHPHIYSDTVVKDEEEVKQNWEKLKLKEGKKSVLEGVPRSLPALVKASRIQDKVKGVGFDWEEPHQVWDKVQEELEELQEEVKSGDQDKIEAEFGDVLFSMINYARFLNVNPEDALERTNKKFIKRFQYLESKAGELGKPLMDMTLAEMDVFWNEAKKL, encoded by the coding sequence ATGAGCAAAGAACTTCAATTAAAAGCTTTCGAAAGATTGTTAATTATTATGGATGAACTTCGTGAGCAATGTCCCTGGGATAAAAAACAAACTTTGCAAACACTGAGACATTTAACAATTGAAGAAACTTACGAATTAGGAGATGCTATCTTGGATAATGATCTAAATGAAGTTAAAAAAGAATTAGGAGATTTGCTATTACATATTGTATTTTATGCTAAAATAGGATCTGAAACTAATGATTTTGACATGGCTGATGTTTGTAACGAAATCTGTGATAAATTGATTCATCGTCATCCTCATATTTACAGTGATACCGTTGTTAAAGATGAAGAAGAAGTCAAACAAAATTGGGAGAAACTAAAATTAAAGGAAGGCAAAAAATCAGTTTTAGAAGGAGTTCCAAGAAGTTTGCCGGCATTAGTAAAAGCCAGTCGAATTCAGGATAAAGTAAAAGGTGTTGGTTTTGATTGGGAAGAACCGCATCAGGTTTGGGATAAAGTTCAGGAAGAATTGGAAGAACTACAAGAAGAAGTAAAATCGGGTGATCAGGATAAAATTGAAGCCGAATTTGGAGATGTATTGTTCTCCATGATTAATTATGCCCGATTTTTAAATGTAAATCCGGAAGATGCTTTAGAACGTACCAATAAAAAATTCATTAAGCGTTTTCAATATTTAGAAAGTAAAGCAGGCGAATTAGGAAAGCCATTAATGGATATGACATTAGCAGAAATGGATGTATTCTGGAATGAAGCTAAAAAACTATAA
- the ccoS gene encoding cbb3-type cytochrome oxidase assembly protein CcoS translates to MSVIYLLISVSIFVAIGFFIAFIIAVKSGQYDDDYTPSVRMLFDDETKITPQNNNSPTEEKQV, encoded by the coding sequence ATGAGTGTAATTTATCTATTAATTTCAGTTAGTATTTTCGTAGCAATCGGTTTCTTTATTGCCTTTATCATCGCTGTCAAATCCGGACAATACGATGATGATTATACGCCTTCAGTCAGAATGCTTTTTGACGATGAAACCAAAATTACTCCTCAGAATAATAATTCACCAACCGAAGAAAAACAAGTATAA
- a CDS encoding DUF5606 domain-containing protein, whose protein sequence is MNLDKILAISGKPGLYVLKVQTRTGFVAESLTDGKKITVNLKSNVSLLSEISIYTYEGEKPLTEVMQRIAVKENKGQAISHKEDNAKLTAYFKEILPEYDEERVYPSDIKKVLNWYNTLEAKGLVTDLAPAPAETAEEAPVAEEKPKKAPAAKKAKAKKEE, encoded by the coding sequence ATGAATTTAGATAAAATTTTAGCCATTTCTGGTAAACCAGGTTTATATGTATTGAAAGTACAAACTCGTACAGGTTTTGTGGCAGAATCATTAACAGACGGAAAAAAAATCACAGTAAACTTAAAAAGTAATGTAAGTTTATTATCAGAGATTTCAATTTATACATATGAAGGCGAAAAACCTTTAACAGAAGTAATGCAACGTATTGCTGTTAAAGAAAACAAAGGTCAGGCTATTTCTCATAAAGAAGATAATGCAAAGTTGACCGCTTATTTTAAAGAAATTTTACCTGAATATGATGAAGAAAGAGTTTATCCTTCAGATATTAAAAAAGTATTAAACTGGTATAATACACTTGAGGCTAAAGGTCTGGTTACTGACTTAGCTCCGGCTCCTGCAGAAACTGCTGAAGAAGCTCCGGTAGCTGAAGAAAAACCAAAAAAAGCTCCGGCTGCTAAAAAAGCAAAAGCTAAAAAAGAAGAATAG